From a single Rosa rugosa chromosome 7, drRosRugo1.1, whole genome shotgun sequence genomic region:
- the LOC133719969 gene encoding uncharacterized protein LOC133719969: MVDMSLSTSHSSHDNQGSDAKTALHLRDPMRETKSSFGFFSDSDILVWLKGLAIDSGYCKASPGSAQQLWNQSLELRKLLLLANDVSPRSKRKLDQFLRGGRFAGASELETKKSDDHVKRICRGHSVSCSTNTDGKNEIFRPQILCSSLMSGNSLTNEDEYRAKQCCPDLTILDDMEKYGAPYKDNSASPLIDADESVHGSSTLSLEKSNFCDATTLKVNDSVDSSDSFSLDEYDSELERALRLLVSSDDDLRRSVTSAHPTTSLSSEERNHKACEILRCLFSDGKYFRRSVPIGRDFQADVPKWIGPVNRNKLYSEDGDSKVSRWLGTLIWPIKGRKCGGATIKAIGKGRPESCSCVSPGSVDCVKHHIHEARLCLQSEIGPAFCSWKFDEMGEFASKSWTLKEQRTFESLVRTNPISNEASFWKLAFKRFPNKRKKSIVSYYYNVFIPRRMSLETRSSLDEIDSDDDSIEV; this comes from the exons ATGGTTGATATGTCATTATCGACAAGTCATAGTAGTCATGACAATCAAGGGAGTGACGCGAAGACTGCTTTGCACCTGAGGGATCCGATGAGAGAAACAAAATCGTCTTTTGGTTTCTTTTCTGATTCTGACATATTGGTGTGGTTAAAAGGCCTTGCAATTGACTCTGGATATTGTAAAGCATCCCCAGGTTCAGCTCAACAGTTATGGAATCAGAGTCTTGAACTACGGAAACTTTTGCTTCTTGCTAATGACGTTTCTCCTCGG AGTAAGCGAAAACTTGATCAGTTCCTAAGAGGTGGTAGATTCGCAGGCGCTTCAGAATTGGAAACGAAGAAATCCGATGATCATGTAAAGAGAATTTGTAGAGGGCATTCTGTCTCATGCTCAACCAATACAGATGGCaagaatgaaattttcagaccACAGATTCTATGTAGTTCACTCATGTCTGGAAATTCGTTGACAAATGAGGATGAATATCGAGCGAAGCAATGTTGTCCCGATTTGACCATTCTGGATGATATGGAAAAATACGGTGCTCCCTACAAGGATAATTCTGCTTCTCCCCTCATTGATGCAGATGAATCAGTCCATGGTTCGAGTACATTAAGTCTGGAAAAATCCAACTTCTGTGATGCAACCACTTTGAAGGTTAATGATTCAGTTGACAGTTCAGATTCTTTCAGTTTAGATGAGTATGATTCAGAACTTGAAAGGGCATTGAGGTTATTGGTTTCCAGTGATGATGATCTTCGAAGATCTGTTACTTCCGCTCACCCTACAACTTCATTGAGCTCAGAGGAGAGAAATCATAAGGCTTGCGAAATATTGAGATGTTTATTTTCCGATGGCAAGTATTTTCGAAGGTCTGTTCCCATTGGCCGTGATTTTCAGGCTGATGTTCCAAAGTGGATAGGACCAGTCAATAGGAATAAGCTTTACAGTGAGGATGGTGATTCAAAAGTGTCAAGGTGGTTGGGCACTCTTATCTGGCCAATCAAAGGGAGGAAATGTGGAGGAGCTACCATAAAAGCAATTGGGAAAGGGAGACCTGAGTCTTGTTCTTGTGTCTCTCCAGGATCTGTTGATTGTGTCAAACACCATATTCATGAAGCACGACTTTGCTTGCAGTCCGAGATTGGTCCTGCCTTCTGCAGTTGGAAGTTTGACGAAATGGGAGAATTTGCCTCGAAGTCATGGACTTTAAAAGAACAGAGAACTTTTGAATCTCTTGTGAGAACAAATCCAATATCAAATGAAGCAAGCTTTTGGAAGCTTGCGTTTAAGCGTTTCCCTAATAAGCGCAAGAAGAGCATCGTGAGCTATTACTATAATGTGTTCATCCCTAGACGTATGAGCCTTGAGACTAGATCTTCCCTTGATGAAATTGACAGCGATGATGACTCGATAGAGGTATAG
- the LOC133721853 gene encoding uncharacterized protein LOC133721853 produces the protein MAEKNKSKVVCSDGDDHSDAEGSKNTLDDLTLPLQKLNLGPEKKKKKKLLVIGLGGLLCHRVYRTEKIYIPNYRHPDAAYGNYKVYKRPYCEEFMKFCLERFEVGIWSSAREWYLDNALDCVMKGLGRKLLFAWDQEECTDSGFKTLENQKKPLFLKELKKIWENKGFKASVSSSMGKYSSLNTLLIDDKAYKALLNPAHTAIFPPEYKVGQVGDKALGPNGELRFYLEGLADADDVTSYVKDHPFGQPAITTTHSDWDFYSKIITHFQKD, from the exons ATGGCTGAAAAGAATAAGAGCAAAGTTGTGTGCTCAGATGGTGATGATCACAGTGATGCTGAAGGAAGCAAAAACACATTGGATGACTTGACTCTCCCGCTACAGAAACTCAACCTTggcccagaaaagaagaagaagaagaagcttctGGTTATTGGTCTTGGAGGCTTGCTTTGTCATAGAGTATATCGCACTGAAAAAATCTATATCCCAAATTATCGCCATCCGGATGCAGCATATGGAAACTACAAGG TTTACAAGAGGCCTTACTGTGAAGAATTTATGAAATTTTGTCTGGAAAGATTTGAAGTGGGAATATGGTCTTCTGCAAGGGA ATGGTACTTGGACAATGCCTTGGATTGTGTGATGAAAGGGTTGGGGAGGAAGTTGTTGTTTGCTTGG GATCAAGAGGAGTGTACTGATTCGGGGTTCAAAACCTTGGAGAACCAAAAGAAGCCCCTCTTTCTGAAAGAGTTGAAGAAAATATGGGAAAACAAGGGTTTCAAAGCCTCAGTTTCATCTTCCATGGGGAAATACTCTTCATTGAACACCTTGTTAATTGATGATAAGGCTTACAAGGCTCTACTAAATCCT GCTCACACAGCCATCTTTCCTCCTGAATACAAGGTTGGCCAAGTTGGTGACAAGGCTTTAG GTCCTAATGGTGAGTTGAGGTTTTACTTGGAGGGACTTGCAGATGCCGATGATGTTACTTCTTATGTTAAAGATCATCCATTTGGACAGCCAGCAATAACAACTACTCACTCTGATTGGGATTTCTATTCAAAGATCATTACTCATTTCCAGAAAGATTAA
- the LOC133719971 gene encoding carbonic anhydrase Nec1-like: protein MMMDQSKSISTSLFMLLLLLLQILHYSTPITAQEVEEEREFDYLKDSEKGPKYWGELREEWAACKHGTLQSPVDLLSENVQVRLNKGEVRLKYKPANATIRNRGHDISVQWNLGDAGSVEINGTDYLLQQCHWHSPSEHTIDGIRFDMELHMVHLIPDANVENNIVVVTYLYKLGKPDKFLSEVSKDIHAMIDEEEERHRGVVDPRDVKKGGKKFYKYIGSLTVPPCTEGVTWIIHKKLTTVSREQMELLREAVHDFAEQNARPLQALNRRDVHFHGPESHIRD from the exons ATGATGATGGATCAGAGCAAGTCCATCTCCACTTCTTTATTTatgctgcttcttcttctccttcaaaTTTTGCACTACTCAACACCCATTACAGCTCAAGAAGTTG aagaagaaagagagttTGATTATCTGAAAGACAGTGAGAAGGGACCAAAGTATTGGGGAGAGCTTAGGGAAGAATGGGCAGCATGTAAACATGGGACACTGCAATCTCCGGTAGATTTGCTGAGTGAGAATGTGCAAGTACGCCTAAACAAAGGGGAGGTGAGACTCAAGTACAAGCCTGCAAATGCAACAATCAGAAATAGAGGCCATGACATTTCG GTCCAGTGGAATCTAGGTGATGCTGGATCCGTAGAGATTAATGGCACAGATTACTTGCTACAACAATGCCACTGGCACTCACCATCCGAGCATACAATTGATGGTATAAGATTTGACATGGAGCTTCATATGGTACACCTAATCCCTGATGCAAATGTCGAAAACAACATAGTTGTGGTTACATACCTCTACAAACTTGGCAAGCCTGATAAGTTTCTCTCGGAG GTAAGCAAGGATATCCATGCCATGATtgatgaagaggaagagagacacAGAGGGGTGGTTGATCCAAGAGATGTGAAGAAGGGTGGCAAAAAATTTTACAAGTACATAGGCTCACTCACTGTACCTCCTTGCACTGAAGGAGTAACTTGGATCATCCACAAAAAG TTAACTACTGTTTCAAGAGAGCAAATGGAGTTGCTTCGAGAAGCCGTTCATGAC TTCGCAGAACAGAATGCAAGACCATTGCAAGCTCTCAATCGCCGAGATGTGCACTTCCACGGCCCTGAGTCTCACATTCGGGATTAA